The sequence TTTAAGCAAGCTAAAGAAAACGTGTCTGATGGTGTCTATGACTTTACAGTAGAGTTAACGAAAGGCAGTGAGACAGAAACACTTGCCAAAACAGGCAATGTAATTATTCAATTAGATACAATACCTGATACAGAAGAAGAGTTGCACAAAGCGATCGAGGTGGCAAAGGAAGGAACTACCAAAAAAGAAAGAACTATTGAGATAGGAAATCATGTCGTCGAACTGACTAGAGAACTTACAATTCCAGAAAACGTCATAATTGAATTTACCGATGATGGAACATTTTCTGGTGGGCAAACTATTATCAACTATGGAGAACTTATAGTTGAAACAGCCTCAAACCTCAACGAGCTACTGCAAGCAACTAAGAGTGGAGGATTGTTAATTTTAACAGGCAAAGATAAAGCGTTAGAACACGAGGCTACGGTTTTAGAAGGTGCCACATTAGAATTAGACTGTGAATTTACCATTAACGATGGCGTTAGTATTTTGAACAATGGAACAATAGAAGTCCATGAAGCGCACACATTAATGCAAGTATTAGATAGTAGCAAGGTAAAACCTAGTATAAGCGGAGAGAAAAGAAACCAAATTAATCTCCTCGGTAAAGCGATTATGCCAGAATCATTTACAATTAATGGAAATACTAACTTGTTCTTCATTAACGGAGGATCCTTAACTTTTATTAATCCTATGGATCCTAATTTGGAGATAACATTCAAAGAGGGAGCTAAGTGGCATGGTATAGTTATGGATATACTAGGAGAAAACGGAGAACCCGATCAGAAGACGTATATGGAAGAGGGCGAGGTATATGAATCTGACAAAGATATGACAATTTGGGAAGTATCATATAGCCACAATCATTTTACAACTATAGGGCACTTAATGGCTCCAACAGAATCAACAATAGGAATAGAGTTTGATAATGGATATAACGAGCCTGAATTTGAATTACCAGAAATAGAGATTCCAGAAATAGAGATTCCTGATGTAGAAAACCCAGATGCTGAGCTAGAACTTCCGGCATTAGAATCTCCAAATGAAGAATGGGAAGTACCAGACTTTGAGTTCCCTGAATTTGAATTGCCTTCTATTGAGATCCCAGAATATGAGATGGAAATCGAAGAACTAGAGGAACCAACAGAGCCAACGGAGCCTGCAATGGCGGAGCCAATAGTCCCTGAAATAGAGGAACCAGCAGAGCCTGCAATAGCTTCTGCACACGTTCCTGGAATGGACGAATTAATTACTGCTATACAAACACAAGAAGAGGAAGTAGAAACTATAGCACCAAAGAAAAGTTTGAAAAACTCATTAATTGGCAAGCTAAAAAACATGTTGAGAATCTAGAATAATAAATTATGATAAGCTGAGACCCTAAAAAGTCTTGGTTTATCATTTACACCCACCGACTAGATAAAATTTATAACAAATAAGGAGAATAGCGATGAGTAAAAAAATAACAACAATGGCCATTGCAGCCCTTGTTTTTAGCGGCCTACTGAATGGAGCACAAACAATAGCGGCAACCAGAGCATCCGACCCCAGTTTTACCTATCATGTAGAGAGTAATCAGCTCGAAGTTTACGGATTAGAAGAAAATAGTATTAAAGCTATTGAAATTACATTTGATCAAAATATTACACTAGACCAAGCGTATTTTGAGGACACGCTAAATGATGGCTCGCATTATATAATTAGTAAAAATAAAATATTTGTAATAGCACCAACAAAAGACAGTTTTTTGTCCTCAACATTTTATATTGATTTAGGAATTGCGGAAGCGACATTAAATGGTATTATAGATGAAGTGGAATATATATACAATGACAAGACAGAAGTAAAAGAGCAACCATCGTACGACATAGACGATTATATAGATGGTGGTGGTGGAGGAGATACATACTGGGAAAATGTATATGTGTACGAAGCGGAAGAGCGTGGTGGCGTTGCCGAAGGAGAAATAGAAATAGAAATTTACGATGAATACGCTTCTAATGAGATAATCTACTTTGACATAGACGATAATTACATAGAGAGTGCAGTGGATTCGATTATTAAAGAATCTAAAAAAGAAGATGCGACTCCAAAGCTAAAAATTTCGCTTGAAACGTCATATGGTATTGAGGGATTTGATATTAGCCTAGATGCAGATAAATTAGAAGATTTGGTAGATGAAGGAAACGCCGAATTGGAGATTTCGACAGAAGTGGGCACCTTAGAGTTTGACGAGGAAGCATTAGAAGACTTAATAGACCAAGCGAATGGAAATGATATAAGCTTTAGAATTATTCCGACAGAAGGTACAACTAGTCGTCAACAAAGAACAATTGATGACAACGACGCATATAAGATTGAAGTCTATAAGAGAAATGATTTAATAGAAAGACTTGATGGTGAAATCGCTGTTAGTCTTCCGTTTGATTTAGGAAGAAATATGGATCCAGATGACGTTGTCGTGTGTCAAGTATTTGATGATGGCGACGTTAAAATTATGGATACAGTATATTCTACAGCAGCAGATGAAGCGAGATTTGATACAGATACACTGGGAGTCTATATGATTGCAGACATAGACTATGTAGAAGATTTGGACGATGACGATGATGATGATGATGATGATGACGATGACGATGGCGGCTCATCAGGCGGTGGCTCATCAGGTGGCGGCTCATCAGGTGGCGGCTCATCAGGCGGTGGCTCATCAGGCGGTGGCTCATCAGGCGGCGGCTCATCAGGGGCGGCTCATCAGGCGGCGGCTCATCAGCGGCGGCTCATCAGGCGGCGGCTCATCAGGCGGTGGCTCATCAGGTGGCGGCTCATCAGGCGGCGGTTCATCAAGTGGCAGCTCATCCAGTGGCAGCTCATCCAGCAGTGGTTCATCAAGTAACCAAAACAAAGAACCGATCAACTATCCGCTAATAAATCCATTTATAGATATGGTAAATCCAGCAGAATGGTTCTATAAAGATGTTTTGGATCTGTATATTGCAGGGCATATAACAGGAATGACATATAATACATTCGAGCCTCATAGTACAGCAACAAGGGCGCAGTTGGCAACGATTTTGTATAGTGTTGCAGGTAAGCCTAATGTATTAACAGCAAATGGATACTCAGATGTTATGTACTCTGATTGGTTTGTTAAGTTTGTAACTTGGACAGCAGAAAACAATTTATTTAACAGCTATGGCGACAATACATTTAGGCCGAATGCACCTTTAACGCGAGAAGAATTGGTATTTGCGATATACAATTATTCTATGTATGTCGGGATAGCACCTATAGGAGCATCTAGCGTATATGCCTTTAACGACGGGGCGACGGTTTCTAGATGGGCAGTTCCAGCATGCGAGTGGGCAATAGCAAACGGCATCCTAGCTGGTAAAGATGGTAATAGACTGGATCCAAAAGGTACAGCAACACGTGCAGAAATTTGTGCAATTATCAATAGATTTTTAACAATATACAATATAGATTAAACATATCGAGAGGGTGGAATAATCCCTCCTTTTTTATTTTTAGAAAAATCGTATAGTTGCACTCGATAACCAAGGTCTGCATATAATAAAGGAAGTGACACAATAAAAGGAGCTTATTACTAGAATGAAAACTATAATTATAATGACATCACAAGCAGACAGGTTAATAAAAGCTATGAACCAAACAAATAAATTGGGAAAATGGAAATCAACCCCTAATTATATAGCATATAGCTATCCAGATGAGGAACAAATTTCGGTATTAGAAATAATAACGATGGTTATATATGATTTTTTACATCTAGAAATTTTGATGCGATTTGCAAAAACATATCTTAGCAGGCGATCAGATCTAATAATGGAATACAAGAAGGAAATCTTTGAAATATTTATGAAGGGTAATTATCTAAAAAATGAAGAAGGGTTTTCGATGATATCATATCATTTGTTGTATACACCGTTATGCGATTTTTTAAAAAGCAACGATAGAATCAACTTGGATGGATGGATGATTTTTAGAGTACATAAGTATAAAGTTATTTTGGAAGATATTATGCTACAAACTATATATGATTATGAGACCGGTTTAAATTATATAGATTTCATGAAATATTTCAAGAATTTTAAACAAACCCAACCTGCAGTAGTAGATATTTTGCATGTTTATTGTAAAAAAGATAAAGAAATTGTTTTATTAGATGAAAAACACGAAGACAAGACCAAGCATTATTTAGAAAAGTATTGTGACGGAGTAGATTTTGTGTATGCGAAAATAGAGGATCAAATTATGCACATACTGATGCATTTATGCCCTACGGAGATTGTACTGCATAGAAATAAAAACTATAGCAATAAAAATTTTATAATTACATTACAAAAAATCTTTGAAGAATCCCTAACATTATGCTGTGGATGTGAGACTTGCAATCCTTGACACGCGATAATGGAATGAATATAATGACAAAAGATTATTAAATAGAAGGGATAACAAAATTATGTTTGAGAACAAAGTTATTTACCAAATTTATCCGAAAAGCTTTAATGATACTACCGGAAATGGTTACGGAGATATTAATGGCATCATTGAAAAGTTAGATTATATACAAGATTTGGGAGTTGATTATATATGGCTTTCTCCCTGCTGTATGTCTCCGCAAAAAGATAATGGATATGATATTTCTGACTATGTAACTATCGATCCACTTTTTGGAACTAACGAAGACTATCAAAGATTGATCACACAAGCAAAGGCACGTGGAATGAAAATTATGATGGATTTGGTTTTAAACCATACTTCTAGCGAGCACGAGTGGTTTAAGAAGGCATTGCAAAAAGATCCTAAGTATTATGATTATTATATTTGGCAAGATGCGCCTAATGCTATTGAATCCTTTTTTGGTGGATCTGCTTGGACATATAGTAAAGAGGTAGGCAAGTATTATTTGCATTTGTTTGATAGTTCGCAACCAGATTTAAATTGGGCTAATCCGGCGGTTAGAAAAGATATTTATGATATGATTAATTATTGGATCGACAAAGGCGTGGAAGGCTTTAGACTAGACGTAATTTATTTGATTGGAAAAGAGCCTGATAAGCTGATTACGGGGCATGGACCCAAGTTTATAGAATATTTAAAAGAGCTTAATGAAAACACATTCCAAGACAAGTTGCTAACAGTGGGGGAATGCTGGGGGACATCGCTAGAAGAACAATATAAAATGTGCCATGATAAAGGATTGTCAGAGGCGTTTCATTTTAACCATTTTTTGCTAAATACTGCAGATGGAAAAGACAAATGGCATACTAAAGAGCTCGATCTAAAAGAGCTTTGTGACTGTTTTGATACATGGCAAAACGAATATACTGGAGTCGAAGCATTAGTAACTGGTAGTCATGATGCGCCAAGAATGATATCGCGTTGGCTAAATGATACTCAATACCGCATGCAAAGTTCCAAGTTGCTCATTACGTTGTTTGGGTTGATGGCAGGAGATTTGTATATTTACCAAGGTGAAGAAATTGGTATGACAAACGCGCATTGGCATGATATCAATAAATATAATGATGTTGAAACACTCAATGCTTACGAACTTTTAAAGGAGCAAGGATTTGATGAGAAAACAATAATGGAAAAAATTGCATTTACCTCAAGGGATAATGCGCGCGTTCCTATGCAGTGGAATGACACATCAAATGCTGGCTTTACAACCGGAAATCCTTGGTTGGATGTGGTAGATAATTATACGCATGTAAATGCACTACGAGATTTGACCAATGAGCTTGGAGTATATAAGTATTATCAGAAGGTGATCAAGTTTAGAAAAGAGCATTATGATTGGATTAAGCAAAAAGCGAAGTTTTCAGAAGATAACGGTGTGCTAAAAATGGAAAAGCCAAAATTTACTCTTGTTGCTAATTTTACTGATCAGAAACAGGCTCATGATCTTGGTAGCACTGGAGACGTGTTATTTAATAATTATAGCAAAGTGGAAAAACAGCTTATGCCATATCAGGTTGTTGTAGTATGTAATAAATAGACAAAAAAAGTCCCCTCTAAAATTTAGGGGGGATCGTAAAATAACTTAATTAAATTAAAACTTCATTTTTCTTTTTGTAGATTTGAAGTTTTTCAACTCGGTTTCCTTTAATATTTTTTATCTCAAATGTTATACCATTGTAGTTAACTTTCACAAGATCTTTAGGTATTTCGCCCAATAAGTGAATTACAAATCCACTAACAGTATCATAATGTTCACATTCTAAATCGATATTCAGCCTTTTGTTAATATCGTCTAAATGAGCTAGCCCATCCACTAAGTATGAACCATCGTCTTGCAACGTAATAGCTGTGTCCTCACTATCATCATCTTGAATATCTCCTATTATTTCTAACATTATATCATTAAGAGTTACAATACCAGAAACATCCCCGTATTCATCACAAATAATTGCCATATGTTTTTTCTCAGCCTGCATTTCTTTTAAAAGTTTCTTTATGTTTTTTGCTTCTGGAACAATATATGGTTTGTCAAGAACGTCTTCTAATATTACTGCCTTCAATTCTCTTTGACATTTGTAAAGATGACCTAAAAATGTTTGAACATGTAGCACCCCGATAACTTTGTGGACATCCCCTTCGTATACTGGCAGTCGAGCAAAAGATGTTTCCA is a genomic window of Candidatus Epulonipiscium viviparus containing:
- a CDS encoding S-layer homology domain-containing protein, translated to MYSDWFVKFVTWTAENNLFNSYGDNTFRPNAPLTREELVFAIYNYSMYVGIAPIGASSVYAFNDGATVSRWAVPACEWAIANGILAGKDGNRLDPKGTATRAEICAIINRFLTIYNID
- a CDS encoding alpha-glucosidase; translation: MFENKVIYQIYPKSFNDTTGNGYGDINGIIEKLDYIQDLGVDYIWLSPCCMSPQKDNGYDISDYVTIDPLFGTNEDYQRLITQAKARGMKIMMDLVLNHTSSEHEWFKKALQKDPKYYDYYIWQDAPNAIESFFGGSAWTYSKEVGKYYLHLFDSSQPDLNWANPAVRKDIYDMINYWIDKGVEGFRLDVIYLIGKEPDKLITGHGPKFIEYLKELNENTFQDKLLTVGECWGTSLEEQYKMCHDKGLSEAFHFNHFLLNTADGKDKWHTKELDLKELCDCFDTWQNEYTGVEALVTGSHDAPRMISRWLNDTQYRMQSSKLLITLFGLMAGDLYIYQGEEIGMTNAHWHDINKYNDVETLNAYELLKEQGFDEKTIMEKIAFTSRDNARVPMQWNDTSNAGFTTGNPWLDVVDNYTHVNALRDLTNELGVYKYYQKVIKFRKEHYDWIKQKAKFSEDNGVLKMEKPKFTLVANFTDQKQAHDLGSTGDVLFNNYSKVEKQLMPYQVVVVCNK
- a CDS encoding hemolysin family protein produces the protein MEGQPQVKRFTFWGSLFRRQEKKSVSEESILRLIDEGSKEGIIDVTSKEMIEGILDFHGKNANEVMTPRPEIVAIDISKDIDEIIDFVLETSFARLPVYEGDVHKVIGVLHVQTFLGHLYKCQRELKAVILEDVLDKPYIVPEAKNIKKLLKEMQAEKKHMAIICDEYGDVSGIVTLNDIMLEIIGDIQDDDSEDTAITLQDDGSYLVDGLAHLDDINKRLNIDLECEHYDTVSGFVIHLLGEIPKDLVKVNYNGITFEIKNIKGNRVEKLQIYKKKNEVLI
- the ytxC gene encoding sporulation protein YtxC, with the protein product MKTIIIMTSQADRLIKAMNQTNKLGKWKSTPNYIAYSYPDEEQISVLEIITMVIYDFLHLEILMRFAKTYLSRRSDLIMEYKKEIFEIFMKGNYLKNEEGFSMISYHLLYTPLCDFLKSNDRINLDGWMIFRVHKYKVILEDIMLQTIYDYETGLNYIDFMKYFKNFKQTQPAVVDILHVYCKKDKEIVLLDEKHEDKTKHYLEKYCDGVDFVYAKIEDQIMHILMHLCPTEIVLHRNKNYSNKNFIITLQKIFEESLTLCCGCETCNP